A genomic segment from Octopus sinensis linkage group LG4, ASM634580v1, whole genome shotgun sequence encodes:
- the LOC115210575 gene encoding protein phosphatase 1 regulatory subunit 21-like, protein MSDLQAKYQRLASEYSKLKAQVPVLKKAVVDEQALQEKLKVNIKEKDQSVRKYEQEVDSLTFRNQQLAKRVLFLQEELEQVSTTKKKNKTKVGGGAADLPTPNSEVTFSHYLENSVIGEELQSKIEENARLHKQVFETQQEYDSQLHKLQEQLSKYEKESSQHHEVLSLTVQKGKSEVEKLQQDKAMMEVKIQTQQGQIREYKHQAERIEDHLRDVQKHLTLKLSNATKVIESNLPFIDSSIADYNSLNLPTHDRKYQLRARELMSQAVNIVSAFAQAFANFCSYSEQRARSISTMESHDHPLSVINKKYAHFLFESAPYFKKLEKTLKEFNEEVGENCFTTLETAVGLQPFAKAFHLAAAYLNKLLPYQQESLHQECALSTCTSMLEAKNKDLSQSYQKLNAVINRLDTYINILGAQSHKSYSHCKRNHKRFFSELTTSVTYLHEAIKDVSKHFNSKISMEHQLPTASQSLKTSDECIVSSLVSLVTSTGKLSAFLSGNQDFFAQRVSYRLRGSSTSDATQHQEDHTNPIVALYRERAVKYLESIQSAQPESVPHRMAIQNRKVLLSSTESKESLLKQLQTFQQKVSKLEQQKEHYMLELQLLKMKYENEIQKVKQLEKLLEDPQKLSGRSSVLSHVMGETSAANTVTGGESEHFDSSTQVTCPLLVIGLIKPYQFYSNRPLQGEPPIFVDDYLRQCPIN, encoded by the exons TTAAAAGCACAAGTTCCAGTTCTGAAGAAGGCTGTGGTTGATGAACAAGCACTTCAAGAGAAGTTGaag GTGAACATTAAGGAAAAAGACCAGTCAGTGCGCAAATATGAACAAGAAGTTGATAGTTTAACATTTCGAAATCAACAATTAGCAAAACGGGTCCTCTTTTTACAAGAAGAACTTGAACAAGTGTCTAcaaccaagaaaaaaaataag ACTAAAGTTGGAGGTGGTGCTGCAGATTTGCCCACACCAAACTCAGAGGTAACATTTTCACATTATCTGGAAAATAGTGTTATTGGTGAAGAATTACAGAGCAAAATTGAAGAGAATGCACGTCTTCATAAGCAG GTATTTGAAACCCAGCAAGAATATGACAGCCAGCTACACAAATTACAAGAACAACTCTCAAAGTATGAAAAGGAATCTAGCCAACACCATGAAGTTCTGTCTCTCACAGTTCAGAAAGGAAAATCTGAAGTTGAAAAACTACAACAGGATAAAGCGATGATGGAG GTGAAAATTCAAACTCAGCAGGGACAAATTCGGGAATATAAACATCAAGCTGAAAGAAT TGAAGACCATCTCCGTGATGTTCAAAAACATTTAACTCTGAAACTTAGTAATGCCACCAAAGTCATAGAAAGTAACCTTCCATTCATTGACTCAA gTATAGCAGACTACAACAGCCTAAATTTACCAACGCATGATAGAAAATACCAACTGCGAGCCCGTGAACTGATGTCTCAAGCTGTTAACATTGTCAGTGCCTTTGCTCAGGCCTTTGCAAACTTCTGCTCTTATTCAGAACAACGAGCTCGCAGTATATCTACAATGGAGTCACATGATCACCCGCTTTCGGTTATCAATAAAAAG TATGCTCACTTTCTGTTTGAAAGTGCtccatattttaaaaaactggaGAAAACTCTCAAAGAATTCAATGAAGAGGTTGGAGAaaattgttttacaacattg GAAACTGCTGTCGGCCTACAGCCTTTTGCCAAAGCATTCCACTTAGCTGCTGCTTATTTGAATAAACTGCTACCATACCAACAAGAAAG TCTTCACCAAGAATGTGCCCTGTCGACATGTACTTCGATGTTAGAAGCTAAAAACAAAGACTTAAGTCAGTCTTACCAGAAACTAAATGCTGTGATAAACAGACTTGATACTTATATCAATATATTGGGAGCTCAGA gtCATAAATCCTATTCCCATTGTAAGAGAAACCACAAGAGGTTCTTTTCAGAACTAACTACATCAGTAACTTACCTACATGAAGCTATCAAAG ATGTTTCCAAACACTTTAATTCCAAGATATCCATGGAGCATCAACTTCCAACAGCTTCACAGTCTCTGAAGACTTCTGATGAATGTATTGTTTCATCACTAGTCTCTCTCGTCACATCCACAGGCAAA CTGTCAGCGTTTTTATCTGGAAACCAAGACTTCTTTGCCCAACGAGTAAGCTATCGCCTGAGAGGCAGTAGCACTAGTGATGCAACCCAACATCAAGAGGATCACACAAACCCAATTGTGGCCTTGTACCGTGAGCGAGCTGTTAAATACCTGGAGAGTATACAAAGT gCTCAACCTGAAAGTGTCCCCCATAGAATGGCCATACAAAACAGAAAGGTGCTTCTCAGTTcaacagaaagtaaagaaagtCTTTTGAAACAG TTGCAAACTTTCCAACAAAAAGTAAGTAAACTGGAACAACAGAAGGAACATTACATGCTTGAACTGCAGCTtctgaaaatgaaatatgaaaatgaaatccAA AAAGTGAAACAACTTGAGAAACTTCTGGAAGATCCACAAAAGCTATCAGGTCGTTCATCTGTGTTAAGCCATGTTATGGGGGAGACTTCTGCGGCTAACACTGTCACTGGTGGTGAAAGTGAGCACTTTGATTCCAGTACCCAGGTAACATGCCCCTTGCTTGTAATCGG